Proteins co-encoded in one Dasypus novemcinctus isolate mDasNov1 chromosome 6, mDasNov1.1.hap2, whole genome shotgun sequence genomic window:
- the LOC131278941 gene encoding LOW QUALITY PROTEIN: FERM and PDZ domain-containing protein 2-like (The sequence of the model RefSeq protein was modified relative to this genomic sequence to represent the inferred CDS: substituted 2 bases at 2 genomic stop codons) gives MASENAAPLGGPMPASWIQRLLSSGNALFARGLEDAEGGRPCTSLDAFNLDSGSQNNRTKSFPAELDQEIICMTLKHDPCCGFGNFVMNEGEDVSTVNSGIFISSIIPGELAERAGKMKPGGQIVALNHIGLEGFAFNIAVRMVQNSPGNLELMVSQPKGVCEHTPNKEMNSGTANAGIFIMDSLGDGNQGCFLSHTQDQERNIEEVEKAQAQSSVPRPVPPLSPLPVKSAGSSHPLSPSETNAGEIYFVELVKEDGTLGFSVTGGTTTRVLYGGIXVKSIIPGGPTAREGWILQGDRLLXVDGTSMCGLTHRQAVPGLKGSGQIARLVLESRGLRMAQQSPSANDRMGDVRSAVSLVTTLPGRPTSCVSVTDGCTFEIKLKKNSSGLGLSCEPMESESCGVPWNSLLRVERLFPGQPAEENGALSAGDVTLAVYGRRCSIYFEEPRRRLGLARDGR, from the exons ATGGCCAGCGAGAATGCTGCCCCCCTGGGGGGGCCCATGCCTGCCAGTTGGATTCAGAGACTCTTGAGCTCAGGAAATGCGCTGTTTGCACGTGGGCTCGAAGATGCCGAGGGAGGCCGGCCCTGCACATCCCTGGACGCCTTCAACCTGGACAGTG GCTCACAAAACAACAGGACAAAGAGCTTTCCAGCAGAACTGGATCAGGAAATCATTTGCATGACACTGAAGCATGACCCATGCTGTGGCTTTGGTAA TTTTGTCATGAATGAAGGAGAAGATGTGAGCACAGTGAACTCTGGAATCTTCATCTCTTCTATTATACCTGGTGAACTAGCAGAAAGAGCTGGAAAGATGAAACCAG GAGGGCAGATAGTGGCCTTGAATCACATCGGCCTGGAGGGCTTCGCATTCAACATAGCTGTTAGAATGGTCCAGAACTCTCCGGGCAACCTAGAATTAATGGTTTCTCAGCCGAAAG GTGTCTGTGAGCACACCCCAAACAAGGAAATGAATAGCGGCACAGCCAATGCTGGGATCTTCATCATGGACAGCCTGGGTGACGGGAATCAGGGATGTTTTCTTTCACACACACAAGATCAGGAGAGAAATATTGAAGAAGTAGAAAAGGCTCAGGCTCAGAGCTCAGTGCCCAGACCGGTGCCTCCACTTTCCCCTCTGCCAGTAAAG AGTGCTGGTTCTTCTCATCCACTATCCCCTTCAGAAACCAATGCTGGTGAAATCTACTTTGTGGAACTGGTGAAAGAAGATGGGACTCTTGGATTCAGTGTGACT GGTGGCACGACCACGCGTGTGCTCTATGGAGGCATCTAGGTGAAGTCCATCATTCCTGGAGGGCCCACCGCCAGGGAAGGGTGGATCCTGCAGG GTGACCGGCTCCTCTAGGTGGATGGAACGAGCATGTGCGGCCTCACCCACAGGCAGGCTGTCCCGGGCCTCAAGGGTTCAGGGCAG ATTGCAAGGCTGGTCTTAGAGAGCAGAGGCCTCAGGATGGCTCAGCAGAGTCCTTCTGCCAATGACAGGATGGGAGATGTACGTTCAGCTGTTTCCTTGGTAACAACCTTGCCTGGCAGGCCCACGAGCTGTGTCTCAGTGACAGATG GTTGTACGTTCGAGATCAAACTGAAAAAGAATTCCAGTGGTTTGGGACTCAGCTGCGAGCCGATGGAAAGTGAAAGCTGTGGTGTCCCCTGGAACAGTCTCCTGAGGGTGGAGAGGCTCTTCCCGGGGCAGCCCGCCGAGGAGAACGGGGCGCTCTCCGCCGGCGACGTCACGCTGGCCGTGTACGGAAG GAGGTGCTCCATCTACTTTGAGGAGCCCCGCAGGAGGCTGGGACTGGCCAGGGATGGCAGGTAA